A stretch of Suncus etruscus isolate mSunEtr1 chromosome 9, mSunEtr1.pri.cur, whole genome shotgun sequence DNA encodes these proteins:
- the C9H20orf141 gene encoding uncharacterized protein C20orf141 homolog, translating to MAQISFFKPQALVYPLQGPLRGHGTGEGSGSPGTPYMFSRGPSPGQLLDSVLGLGALGLTTWVILSTACPALLLLLLLVSFLAFDLLHRPAGPTEPLHLLATGQSQGAGEGPREREALLLPTGAIPRQIRLQDALLMLLLGLGLLLGAHGMPLALLGLAFCLHPWA from the exons ATGGCCCAGATCTCTTTCTTCAAGCCACAGGCCCTTGTATATCCTCTCCAGGGCCCTCTCAGGGGCCATGGTACTGGGGAGGGTTCAGGCAGTCCTgggactccatacatgttctccCGGGGCCCCAGCCCAGGTCAGCTTCTGGACAGTGTCCTTGGGCTGGGAGCACTGGGCCTGACCACTTGGGTCATCCTCTCCACGGCCTGCCCGgctttgctgttgctgctgcttctAGTCAGCTTCCTGGCCTTTGACCTACTCCACAG GCCTGCAGGTCCCACAGAGCCTCTGCACCTACTTGCCACAGGCCAAAGTCAGGGGGCCGGTGAAGGCCCGAGGGAACGGGAGGCGCTCCTCCTGCCCACGGGAGCCATCCCAAGGCAGATCCGCTTACAGGATGCGCTGCTCATGCTGCTCTTGGGCCTTGGGCTGCTCCTGGGAGCCCACGGGATGCCCTTGGCCCTGCTCGGCCTAGCCTTCTGTCTTCACCCTTGGGCATGA
- the TMEM239 gene encoding transmembrane protein 239, with protein MGLLGEGGASLTLSPGAPTVMQPTRVETDAIGAGGSGEGPQRAVPWSIWVTRQDWVRWCSCHMPRSWSQWWSTSCWRQPLQRILWGLEGVLYLLLALMLCHALFTTGSHLLSSLWPVMAAVWLHLLPAVLLLMLSAIPALLFAASFLLLFSTLLSLVGLLTSMSHQGHALELDQ; from the exons ATGGGGCTCCTCGGGGAGGGTGGGG CTAGCCTGACACTCTCCCCAGGTGCACCCACCGTGATGCAGCCGACTCGCGTGGAGACAGATGCCATCGGGGCTGGTGGGTCTGGCGAAGGGCCACAGAGGGCTGTGCCCTGGTCCATCTGGGTCACGAGGCAGGACTGGGTACGCTGGTGCTCCTGCCATATGCCCCGGAGCTGGAGTCAGTGGTGGAGCACCTCGTGCTGGAGGCAGCCGCTGCAGCGCATACTGTGGGGGCTGGAGGGGGTCCTCTACCTGCTGCTGGCACTCATGCTGTGCCACGCGCTCTTCACCACGGGCTCCCACCTGCTGAGCTCCCTATGGCCTGTGATGGCCGCCGTGTGGCTCCACCTGCTGCCAGCCGTCCTGCTGTTGATGCTCAGTGCCATCCCAGCCCTCCTCTTTGCAGCTTCCTTCCTGCTTCTCTTCTCCACCCTGCTGAGCCTCGTGGGTCTCCTCACCTCCATGTCCCATCAAGGTCACGCTCTGGAGTTGGACCAATAG